The following proteins are co-located in the Streptococcus anginosus genome:
- a CDS encoding helix-turn-helix domain-containing protein, whose amino-acid sequence MNVSYQPLWKILEDKKMKKKDLIEIANISENCVANMGNNKYVSMANISRICEALECTPNDVFQFCASDKR is encoded by the coding sequence ATGAATGTATCTTATCAACCGCTTTGGAAGATTTTAGAAGATAAAAAAATGAAGAAAAAAGACTTGATTGAGATAGCAAACATTTCAGAGAATTGTGTTGCTAATATGGGTAACAATAAATATGTTTCAATGGCGAATATTAGCCGTATATGCGAAGCTTTAGAATGTACCCCCAATGATGTATTTCAGTTCTGTGCAAGTGATAAAAGATAA
- a CDS encoding DNA adenine methylase: MTKNSRKKNIVLSPVVKWVGGKRQLLSDIVPLIPKTFSTYVEPFVGGGAVIFDIQPKKAIINDFNSELINIYKVIKEKPNELILALENHERLNSEEYFYEVRALDRNEKYGEINDIEKAARIIYLNKTCYNGLFRVNQAGQFNSPYGKYKNPNIVNMPVVLAMSKYFNENNIKIMNGDYKNSLKNLRKGAFVYFDPPYMPISSSSSFTGYTENGFDTKQQIELKEECDKLNSKGVKFLLSNSDHPFIRELYKDYEIITVKAKRSINSNGNKRGEINEVLVRNYD, encoded by the coding sequence ATGACTAAAAATTCAAGAAAAAAGAATATTGTTCTTTCTCCTGTAGTAAAGTGGGTTGGTGGCAAAAGACAATTATTGAGTGATATAGTTCCGCTTATTCCAAAGACATTTTCTACTTATGTTGAGCCTTTTGTAGGTGGAGGAGCGGTCATATTTGATATTCAGCCTAAAAAGGCAATTATAAATGATTTTAATAGTGAGCTTATAAATATTTATAAAGTAATTAAAGAGAAACCTAATGAATTAATTTTAGCTTTAGAAAATCATGAGCGACTTAATTCAGAGGAATATTTTTATGAAGTTAGGGCATTAGACAGAAATGAAAAATATGGGGAAATAAATGACATTGAGAAAGCTGCAAGAATTATTTATTTGAACAAAACGTGTTACAATGGTTTATTTAGAGTAAATCAAGCAGGTCAATTTAATTCTCCTTATGGTAAATACAAAAATCCTAATATAGTTAATATGCCCGTTGTATTAGCTATGTCGAAGTATTTTAATGAAAACAATATAAAGATAATGAATGGAGATTATAAAAACTCCTTAAAAAATTTAAGGAAAGGTGCATTTGTATATTTTGATCCACCATACATGCCGATTTCATCCTCATCTTCTTTTACAGGTTATACAGAAAATGGATTTGATACGAAACAACAAATTGAACTTAAAGAAGAGTGCGATAAATTAAACTCTAAAGGAGTAAAATTTTTATTATCAAATTCAGATCACCCTTTCATTAGAGAATTGTATAAAGATTATGAAATTATTACTGTAAAAGCAAAGCGTTCAATAAATAGTAATGGTAATAAACGTGGAGAAATAAATGAAGTATTAGTAAGGAATTATGATTAA
- a CDS encoding type II restriction enzyme — MIKMNVNEAWSKLFEKYDILNKIQSEGAFFITANQIKEFKEPRLMAKWDSSENLPSIFKKHNINILPISRNGYVLSDFKLYEPIPELGEHITEMQKVEIPEYETIDIGNISSEANAINVLMLSKILDDFLDEDDNVATFNGRMGTGIFSFRVDRHRGSPFKVDVKNAQCEIDGGMENNNSVVILEAKNVVHPDFHIRQLYYPYRLWASKVVKPIRLVFSIYSNQIYRLFEYVFEDKDNYSSIRLVKSKNYSLQDTDIALNELYDVYSDVKVIYDDNQNNTNIPFIQANSFERIISLMEILFEENKTTEEIAETMEFDLRQSDYYYNAGKYLGLFEKKDVEDEEKIVKKVSLSKLGKDTVKLRYKERQLKLVSLILEHEIFNRLFIKVYNSGELPTKEEIQNIMRENNVCNEGQIVRRSSSVYSWLKWIFNLQNI; from the coding sequence ATGATTAAAATGAATGTGAATGAAGCTTGGAGTAAACTTTTTGAAAAATATGATATTCTCAATAAAATTCAGAGCGAGGGTGCGTTTTTCATTACTGCCAATCAAATAAAAGAATTTAAGGAACCACGATTAATGGCGAAGTGGGACAGTTCTGAAAATTTGCCCAGTATTTTCAAAAAGCACAATATTAATATTTTGCCAATTAGTAGAAACGGATATGTTTTAAGTGATTTTAAGTTGTATGAACCAATTCCTGAATTAGGGGAACATATAACAGAAATGCAAAAAGTTGAAATTCCAGAATATGAAACTATTGATATTGGTAATATATCATCGGAGGCGAATGCGATTAATGTTTTAATGCTTTCAAAAATATTAGATGATTTTTTAGATGAAGATGATAATGTTGCCACATTTAATGGAAGAATGGGAACAGGAATTTTCAGTTTTCGTGTAGATAGACATAGAGGGAGTCCTTTTAAAGTTGACGTAAAAAATGCACAATGTGAAATTGATGGAGGAATGGAAAATAATAATTCCGTTGTTATTTTAGAAGCAAAAAATGTTGTTCATCCGGATTTTCACATCAGACAGCTTTATTATCCGTATAGATTGTGGGCAAGTAAAGTTGTCAAGCCTATTAGACTCGTTTTTTCTATTTATTCAAATCAGATATATAGACTATTTGAATATGTGTTTGAAGATAAAGACAACTATTCATCAATAAGATTAGTTAAATCTAAAAATTATTCTTTACAAGATACAGACATTGCTTTAAATGAACTTTATGATGTGTATTCGGATGTAAAAGTTATTTATGATGATAATCAAAATAATACTAATATTCCTTTTATACAGGCTAATTCTTTTGAAAGAATTATATCACTAATGGAGATTTTATTTGAAGAAAATAAAACCACAGAAGAAATTGCTGAAACTATGGAATTTGATTTAAGACAGTCAGATTATTATTACAATGCTGGTAAGTATCTTGGATTGTTTGAAAAGAAAGATGTTGAAGACGAAGAAAAGATAGTAAAAAAAGTTTCATTATCCAAATTAGGAAAAGATACAGTAAAACTTAGATATAAAGAACGCCAATTAAAATTGGTCAGTTTGATTTTAGAACATGAAATATTTAATAGGCTATTTATAAAAGTTTATAATAGTGGAGAGTTACCTACAAAAGAAGAAATTCAAAATATTATGAGAGAAAATAATGTGTGTAATGAGGGGCAGATAGTTAGACGTTCCAGTTCAGTTTATTCATGGCTTAAATGGATATTTAATTTACAAAACATATAA
- a CDS encoding DUF3847 domain-containing protein has product MKNIDEKILMAEEEIKQLQNKRKKLISQQKQEERKKRDRRLYEKGAVFESIFTESKNLTKDEFYQLITFPNIKEAVNQKIRKIIEKREQTEEENIENQEEEMNTEE; this is encoded by the coding sequence ATGAAAAATATAGATGAAAAAATTTTAATGGCAGAAGAAGAAATCAAGCAGTTACAAAACAAAAGAAAAAAGCTCATTAGTCAGCAGAAACAGGAAGAGAGAAAAAAGAGAGATAGACGGCTTTATGAAAAAGGAGCAGTATTTGAAAGTATCTTTACCGAAAGCAAGAACTTAACCAAAGATGAATTTTATCAGCTCATTACATTTCCAAATATCAAAGAAGCAGTCAATCAAAAAATCAGAAAAATCATAGAGAAAAGAGAACAAACGGAAGAAGAAAACATAGAAAATCAAGAGGAAGAAATGAACACAGAGGAATAG
- the mobQ gene encoding MobQ family relaxase, translating into MAIYHLCIKIISRGKGKSVVAASAYRSGEKIKNEYDGIVHDFTRKGGIAHTEILLPQNAPQAFLDRGTLWNSVEKIEKSKNSQLAREIEIALPKELNREKQIELVREYVKDNFVNVGMCADIALHDKNDGNPHAHILLTMRPLNEDTTWGAKSKKEYILDENGEKVKLKNGNYKTRKINTTDWNEQEKAEQWRKAWAGITNKYLEGNSIQEKVDHRSYQRQGIEQIPTIHLGVSATQMEKKGIVTDRGNINREIRYQNKILREISRRIKALLNWIRGIGKEEKAETENIKSTFPPKENLLSVFENLIRNNADNYNADLEKYIESYQLLKEKNITSLSELKGNILALRDKNYKTTRALKDVEKKVDDNTKLIEQAEKYLKHKDIYKAYTKLKKSKQEDFYNEHVAELILFESAKKYLKEHLGENKTLTISKWKSELITLKKEKKSLYNQILEIREEVEQAEKVKNCIEQLQVQEKQLSQVKRNELDL; encoded by the coding sequence ATGGCGATATATCATCTTTGCATAAAGATTATCTCAAGAGGTAAAGGCAAAAGTGTAGTAGCAGCTTCCGCCTATCGAAGTGGCGAAAAGATAAAAAACGAGTATGACGGCATAGTCCATGACTTTACAAGAAAAGGAGGAATAGCCCATACAGAAATCCTATTGCCACAAAATGCACCACAGGCATTTTTAGACAGGGGAACATTATGGAATAGCGTAGAGAAAATAGAAAAGAGTAAAAACTCACAGCTTGCAAGAGAAATCGAAATTGCTTTACCTAAAGAACTAAATCGAGAAAAACAGATTGAACTTGTTAGGGAGTATGTAAAAGATAATTTTGTAAATGTTGGTATGTGTGCCGACATTGCCTTACACGATAAAAATGATGGAAACCCACACGCACATATCCTACTAACAATGCGACCGTTAAATGAAGATACAACATGGGGAGCAAAATCAAAAAAGGAATATATCCTTGATGAAAACGGAGAAAAAGTAAAACTTAAAAACGGCAATTACAAAACAAGAAAGATAAATACAACGGACTGGAACGAGCAAGAAAAGGCTGAGCAGTGGAGGAAAGCATGGGCAGGTATTACAAACAAATATCTTGAAGGAAACAGCATACAGGAAAAAGTAGACCATCGTTCCTATCAAAGACAGGGCATAGAGCAAATACCGACCATTCATTTAGGAGTATCAGCAACTCAAATGGAGAAGAAAGGTATTGTTACAGACAGAGGAAATATCAATCGGGAAATCAGATATCAGAACAAAATATTAAGAGAAATCTCAAGAAGAATAAAAGCCTTATTAAATTGGATAAGGGGAATTGGAAAAGAAGAAAAAGCAGAAACGGAAAACATAAAATCTACCTTCCCACCAAAAGAAAACCTATTATCTGTTTTTGAAAATCTTATCCGTAACAATGCAGATAACTATAATGCAGACTTAGAAAAATATATTGAGAGTTATCAGCTACTTAAAGAGAAAAACATCACTTCATTATCGGAGTTAAAAGGAAATATACTTGCTTTAAGGGATAAGAACTACAAGACTACAAGAGCCTTAAAAGATGTTGAAAAGAAAGTGGATGATAACACCAAACTTATCGAACAAGCAGAGAAGTATTTGAAGCATAAAGACATCTACAAAGCCTATACAAAATTGAAGAAAAGCAAACAGGAAGATTTTTACAACGAACATGTCGCAGAGCTTATTTTGTTTGAGAGTGCTAAGAAATATCTGAAAGAGCATTTAGGAGAAAACAAGACCTTAACAATCAGTAAATGGAAATCAGAACTTATCACTTTGAAGAAAGAGAAAAAGAGCCTATACAATCAAATATTAGAAATACGAGAAGAAGTTGAACAAGCTGAAAAAGTTAAGAACTGTATAGAGCAGTTACAGGTACAAGAAAAACAACTATCACAGGTAAAGCGGAATGAGTTAGACCTATAA
- a CDS encoding class I SAM-dependent methyltransferase, giving the protein MGKIEMQEKIKPVLNGTAETMLQSFYARAEYSQRKKHKFYDAKAVELVNKIDYDFSTAAKDRTMSSGVIARTLVFDELVKEFIGRNPTATIVNIACGLDTRFYRVDNGTITWYNLDLPDVINLRDQIFLESGRVSSISASALDPNWFKEVKNRENVLFIIEGLSMYLTAEENAKILSIIHKNFDTATVIMECIAKMWVKREGVEKSIQQTGARFVFGADSFDDIKNIAQGFHKIKDDNILRGMRVLMPTLKLIDWLPIARKITQKILVFSKD; this is encoded by the coding sequence TTGGGGAAAATAGAAATGCAAGAGAAAATAAAACCTGTTTTGAACGGCACTGCAGAAACTATGCTTCAAAGTTTTTATGCACGTGCAGAGTATTCACAGAGAAAGAAGCATAAATTCTATGATGCAAAAGCAGTAGAACTTGTAAATAAGATTGATTATGACTTTTCAACTGCAGCAAAAGATCGTACCATGAGTAGTGGTGTAATCGCACGCACACTCGTCTTTGACGAACTGGTCAAAGAATTTATTGGGCGAAACCCGACTGCTACAATAGTGAACATTGCCTGTGGACTGGACACAAGATTTTATCGTGTGGATAATGGTACTATCACTTGGTATAATCTGGATCTGCCTGATGTTATAAATCTCAGAGATCAGATTTTTTTAGAAAGCGGGAGAGTTTCATCTATCAGTGCGTCTGCTTTAGATCCAAATTGGTTCAAGGAAGTAAAAAACAGAGAGAATGTACTTTTTATTATAGAAGGACTGTCCATGTATCTCACTGCTGAAGAAAATGCCAAGATACTTTCTATCATTCATAAAAACTTTGACACCGCTACGGTCATAATGGAATGTATTGCAAAGATGTGGGTAAAACGAGAAGGGGTTGAAAAATCCATTCAGCAAACCGGAGCCAGATTCGTTTTCGGTGCAGACAGCTTTGATGATATAAAGAATATTGCTCAGGGGTTTCATAAGATTAAAGATGACAACATATTACGTGGTATGCGTGTTCTTATGCCTACATTAAAGCTAATCGACTGGCTTCCGATTGCGAGGAAGATCACGCAGAAGATTCTTGTTTTTAGTAAAGATTAA
- a CDS encoding transposon-encoded TnpW family protein encodes MKEEKREIQASPNKQLIMDIGKTKYTVNLHFKQGTGETYKDKILKLIKRETEKI; translated from the coding sequence ATGAAAGAAGAAAAAAGAGAAATACAAGCATCACCCAATAAACAGTTAATAATGGATATTGGAAAGACAAAATATACTGTAAACCTACATTTCAAACAAGGTACAGGAGAAACATACAAGGATAAAATACTGAAGTTAATCAAGAGAGAAACAGAAAAGATATAA
- a CDS encoding Maff2 family mobile element protein gives MAFFTQAVNVLKILVMAVGAGLGAWGVINLMEGYGNDNPGAKSQGIKQLMAGGGIVLIGLKLIPLLANVLN, from the coding sequence ATGGCATTTTTTACACAGGCAGTTAATGTATTAAAGATTTTGGTTATGGCAGTAGGTGCAGGACTTGGAGCATGGGGCGTTATCAACTTGATGGAAGGATATGGTAATGACAATCCCGGTGCTAAGAGCCAGGGTATTAAGCAGCTTATGGCTGGAGGAGGTATCGTTCTTATCGGACTTAAGCTCATTCCACTACTTGCCAATGTACTCAATTAA
- a CDS encoding VirB6/TrbL-like conjugal transfer protein, CD1112 family: MFGIFDKIEEFFKELLLGGIQANLESMFLDINDKVGAVATDVGKTPMGWNGDVFAFIKNINDSVIIPIAGLIITAVLCIELINMVMQKNNMHDTDTFEFFKYIIKMWIAVWLVSHAFEFSMAVFDVAQHVVNKAAGVINTSATVSGDQIVAMMDTLKEKGLGELVMILFETSLIKVAIQVISVVIMLVVYGRMFEIYVYSSVSAIPFATMGNKEWGQIGTNYIKGLFALGLQGLFLMVCLGIYAVLVKTIKITDIHTSTMTILGYAVLLGLMMLKSGTLAKSVLNAH, encoded by the coding sequence ATGTTTGGAATATTCGACAAGATAGAAGAATTCTTTAAGGAGCTTCTACTGGGCGGTATTCAAGCAAACTTAGAGTCCATGTTTCTTGACATCAACGATAAAGTTGGTGCAGTTGCAACAGATGTAGGTAAAACGCCTATGGGGTGGAACGGAGATGTATTTGCCTTTATCAAAAACATTAACGATTCCGTTATCATTCCAATAGCAGGACTAATCATCACAGCAGTTCTTTGTATCGAGCTTATCAATATGGTAATGCAAAAGAACAATATGCACGATACAGATACCTTTGAATTTTTCAAGTACATCATCAAGATGTGGATTGCTGTATGGTTAGTATCCCATGCCTTTGAGTTTTCAATGGCAGTTTTTGATGTGGCACAGCACGTGGTAAATAAGGCGGCGGGGGTGATAAATACCTCTGCCACCGTTTCCGGAGATCAGATAGTGGCAATGATGGATACCCTAAAAGAAAAGGGGCTTGGAGAACTTGTTATGATTCTCTTTGAAACCTCCCTCATCAAGGTTGCTATACAGGTAATATCCGTTGTGATTATGCTTGTAGTTTACGGAAGAATGTTTGAGATTTATGTTTACTCATCGGTTTCAGCCATTCCATTTGCCACAATGGGAAACAAAGAGTGGGGACAGATTGGAACAAATTACATCAAAGGACTATTTGCACTTGGACTACAAGGACTCTTTTTAATGGTTTGTCTTGGAATTTACGCAGTTTTAGTTAAGACGATTAAGATAACAGATATACACACAAGTACCATGACGATACTTGGCTATGCGGTTTTGCTGGGGTTAATGATGCTAAAGAGCGGAACACTGGCCAAAAGCGTATTAAATGCACACTAA
- a CDS encoding PrgI family protein, whose product MAYVPIPKDLNRVKTKVAFNLTKRQLIGFTLAGLVGIPVYLFMRKFVPNDIAVIFLIVSTLPIFFITLFEKDGLIFEKYFKHIYLHKFYQPKKRVRKEVYLEQEKKNSANKTHAKRKGIEKSKAELKEK is encoded by the coding sequence ATGGCATATGTACCAATCCCTAAAGACTTAAATAGGGTAAAGACAAAGGTTGCTTTTAACCTAACGAAAAGGCAGCTCATAGGCTTCACACTTGCAGGACTGGTTGGAATACCAGTCTATTTATTTATGAGGAAGTTTGTGCCAAATGACATAGCTGTCATATTTCTCATTGTGTCAACGCTTCCTATCTTTTTCATCACACTATTTGAAAAGGACGGACTGATCTTTGAGAAATATTTTAAGCACATCTACCTTCATAAGTTTTATCAGCCCAAAAAGAGAGTGAGAAAGGAGGTTTACCTTGAACAAGAAAAGAAAAATTCAGCAAATAAAACTCATGCAAAACGAAAAGGCATTGAGAAGTCAAAAGCGGAACTTAAAGAAAAGTAA
- a CDS encoding VirB4-like conjugal transfer ATPase, CD1110 family translates to MNKKRKIQQIKLMQNEKALRSQKRNLKKSNGKSKEDKGGILDLIFKKEPKRYTVEDTIPYLRLLKSGICQLDEKHFSKSIAFQDINYQLALDEDRDLIFNQFANFLNSFDPSISIEFSYINQLGRNEEMKSAIQIPDKKDGFDDIRFEFREMLKSQIVKGNNGLKKSKYVTFTVEADNLEQATSKLERLEIDILSNLKSMGVRAESLNGEERLKILHDVLNPNKTFEFSYKDLKKRESTKTYIVPDEFNFTPSRYFKFGKFIGATSHFQILASELSDRMLSEFLDIDDNINISFHIRAIDQSEAIKMVKRKNTDIDKMKIEENKKAVRSGYDMDILPSDLITYGEDVKSLLKDLQTRDERMFVVSIVFMNFAKTVQKLDNTIAQISSIANKHNCKIKRLDHTQEQGLVSVLPLGVNKIEIDRGLTSSSTAVFMPFTTEELFINSSNSLYYGLNALSHNLIMADRKKLKNPNGLILGTPGSGKSFSAKREMANAILVTDDDVIICDPEGEYGNLVRQFKGEVIKVSSKSKDYLNPLDINMNYGDGDAPLKDKANFIMSMLELVVGGSGLTAEEKSVIDRCLPKIYEKYFENPEPYNMPILQDLYDMLKGQEEKVGKKLATEMEIYVSGSLNVFNHRSNVDLNKKLLCFDIKELGSQLKKIGMLVIQDQVWNKVSQNRGNKATRYYIDEFHLLLKDEQTASYSVEIWKRFRKWGGIPTGITQNVKDLLMSKEIENIFDNTDFVLMLNQASGDREILARKLKISLPQLRYVTNSNEGEGLLFFGNTIVPFIDKFPKDTILYQKMTTKPEEVR, encoded by the coding sequence TTGAACAAGAAAAGAAAAATTCAGCAAATAAAACTCATGCAAAACGAAAAGGCATTGAGAAGTCAAAAGCGGAACTTAAAGAAAAGTAATGGCAAGTCAAAAGAAGATAAGGGAGGAATCCTTGACCTTATCTTTAAGAAAGAACCGAAAAGATATACGGTAGAAGATACCATTCCCTATCTAAGGCTTTTAAAAAGCGGAATATGCCAGCTTGATGAAAAGCACTTCAGTAAAAGTATAGCCTTTCAGGACATTAACTATCAGCTTGCCTTAGATGAAGATAGGGACTTGATTTTTAATCAGTTTGCAAACTTCCTAAACTCTTTTGATCCAAGTATCAGCATTGAGTTTTCGTATATCAATCAGCTCGGACGAAACGAAGAAATGAAGTCGGCAATTCAGATACCGGATAAAAAGGACGGTTTCGACGATATACGCTTTGAATTTAGAGAGATGCTTAAAAGCCAGATTGTAAAGGGAAATAACGGACTTAAAAAATCAAAGTATGTAACCTTTACAGTGGAAGCGGATAATTTAGAGCAGGCAACATCAAAACTTGAAAGACTGGAGATAGATATATTATCTAATCTAAAGAGCATGGGTGTGAGAGCAGAAAGCCTAAACGGAGAAGAAAGGCTAAAGATACTTCATGATGTTTTAAATCCAAATAAAACATTTGAATTTTCCTACAAAGACCTAAAGAAAAGGGAAAGCACAAAGACATATATTGTGCCTGATGAGTTTAACTTTACACCGAGTAGATACTTTAAGTTCGGCAAATTCATCGGAGCAACAAGTCATTTTCAAATCCTTGCCAGTGAGCTTTCAGATAGGATGTTATCCGAGTTTTTGGATATTGACGATAACATCAATATTTCCTTTCATATTAGGGCAATCGACCAATCGGAAGCCATTAAGATGGTAAAACGAAAAAACACTGATATTGATAAGATGAAGATTGAGGAAAATAAGAAGGCTGTTAGAAGTGGCTATGATATGGATATTCTTCCAAGTGATTTAATTACCTATGGAGAAGATGTAAAAAGCCTCCTAAAAGATTTGCAAACAAGAGATGAGAGAATGTTTGTTGTAAGCATTGTCTTTATGAACTTTGCAAAGACAGTGCAAAAACTTGATAACACCATTGCTCAGATAAGCTCTATTGCCAATAAGCATAACTGTAAGATTAAAAGACTTGACCATACGCAGGAGCAGGGCTTAGTGAGTGTACTTCCTTTAGGTGTGAACAAGATAGAAATTGACAGAGGACTAACAAGTTCCTCAACAGCAGTCTTTATGCCATTTACTACTGAGGAGCTTTTTATCAACTCAAGTAACAGTCTGTACTATGGACTAAATGCACTAAGCCATAACCTTATTATGGCGGATAGGAAGAAACTGAAGAACCCAAACGGTCTAATCCTCGGAACTCCGGGCAGTGGTAAATCCTTTAGTGCCAAAAGAGAAATGGCAAATGCAATTTTGGTAACAGATGATGATGTGATTATCTGTGATCCGGAAGGAGAGTATGGAAACCTCGTAAGGCAGTTTAAGGGAGAAGTCATTAAGGTCAGCAGTAAGTCAAAGGATTACCTGAATCCCCTTGATATAAACATGAACTACGGTGATGGGGATGCACCGCTGAAAGACAAGGCAAACTTTATCATGAGTATGCTTGAGCTTGTAGTAGGCGGTAGTGGTCTTACAGCAGAAGAAAAGTCTGTAATAGACAGATGCCTGCCAAAGATTTATGAAAAGTATTTTGAAAACCCAGAGCCTTATAATATGCCAATACTACAAGACCTATACGATATGTTAAAAGGACAGGAAGAAAAGGTTGGTAAGAAGCTGGCAACAGAGATGGAAATCTATGTATCGGGTTCTCTTAATGTTTTTAATCACAGGTCAAATGTAGATTTGAATAAGAAGCTCCTTTGCTTTGATATTAAAGAACTTGGAAGTCAGCTAAAGAAAATAGGAATGCTTGTTATTCAGGATCAGGTGTGGAATAAGGTGTCACAAAACAGAGGAAACAAGGCTACAAGGTACTATATCGACGAGTTCCATTTGCTTTTAAAAGATGAGCAGACAGCATCCTATTCCGTAGAGATTTGGAAAAGATTTCGTAAATGGGGAGGTATTCCAACAGGTATTACGCAGAATGTCAAAGACCTACTTATGAGTAAGGAGATAGAAAATATCTTTGACAATACAGACTTTGTCTTAATGCTTAATCAAGCATCAGGAGATAGAGAGATACTTGCAAGAAAACTTAAAATCTCACTTCCACAGCTCAGATATGTTACTAATTCAAATGAAGGTGAGGGACTACTTTTCTTTGGAAATACCATTGTGCCTTTCATTGATAAGTTTCCGAAAGATACGATTCTTTATCAGAAGATGACTACCAAGCCGGAAGAAGTGAGGTAG